One segment of Penaeus chinensis breed Huanghai No. 1 chromosome 14, ASM1920278v2, whole genome shotgun sequence DNA contains the following:
- the LOC125032185 gene encoding pro-resilin-like translates to MNTQLVFLLALAAVATSDSQPSSFYGVPRVRTQVSDDSSETSSESRHIYRSNDRSDEDSAEYGPAKYDFDWAVKHDYSGNHFGHQESRDGDYTQGSYYVQLPDTRLQTVKYYVDGDSGYVAEVEYEGEAQHPESEEYRVSRGRYSAPNSSEEDSSETVVRAPSRFYGSPL, encoded by the exons CTCGTTTTCCTGCTGGCTCTCGCCGCCGTCGCTACGTCGGATTCTCAACCTTCGTCCTTCTACGGAGTCCCGCGAGTTAGAACTCAA GTATCAGATGACTCTTCCGAAACGTCATCAGAGAGTCGCCACATCTACCGTAGTAACGAT AGATCTGATGAAGATTCTGCTGAGTATGGACCTGCAAAGTACGACTTCGACTGGGCCGTGAAGCACGACTACTCAGGCAACCACTTCGGTCACCAGGAGTCCCGAGACGGAGACTACACTCAAGGCTcgtactacgtgcagcttcccgacaCTCGCCTGCAGACTGTCAAGTactacgtggacggcgactcTGGCTACGTGGCCGAGGTGgagtacgagggcgaggctcagcaTCCCGAGTCCGAGGAATATCGAGTGTCTCGAGGCCGATACTCAGCCCCTAACTCAAGCGAAGAGGACTCGTCCGAAACGGTTGTTCGAGCTCCCTCAAGATTTTATGGCTCACCTTTGTAA